From a region of the Lactuca sativa cultivar Salinas chromosome 4, Lsat_Salinas_v11, whole genome shotgun sequence genome:
- the LOC111904412 gene encoding serine carboxypeptidase-like 2 isoform X2 yields the protein MEPRSKMRISFIIILLILQSHMVAFSHSKSIVENLPGFSGNLPFTLETGYVGVGKDEEVQLFYYFVESQRNPKKDPLLLYLTGGPGTSGIVPFLYQIGPLKFKYANSRRTKVNLEVNPYSWTKTANVIFIDLPVGTGFSYAKTWESSRSNDSLVATHAYDFTRKWLIDHPKFLTNPLYITGISYMGIIIPNVVSKIYNGNERKVKPKLNIKGFLIVNPLTDKFIDFNSRIEFAYRAALIEDEIYEPAKENCEGKYVYVDPNNTLCLNSLRPINECLARINVNHILEPLCDTQDPKSICRESIYFYSNTWANTKAVRQALHIRERTVDNWQFTNTSIRALYGKNDTIIYSYNIFSSLAYHKKLITKNCHALIINGDHDMTFPYMGTKQWINSLNLTTVNTWKPWFVSSQVAGVRVIRWHCTSLKKLGSL from the exons ATGGAGCCAAGAAGCAAAATGCGAATCTCTTTCATCATCATACTGTTGATACTGCAATCGCACATGGTAGCCTTCTCACATTCGAAGTCAATCGTGGAAAACCTCCCTGGCTTTTCTGGCAATCTTCCATTTACGCTCGAAACAGG TTATGTTGGAGTTGGAAAAGACGAAGAAGTGCAATTGTTTTACTATTTTGTGGAGTCTCAAAGAAATCCAAAGAAAGATCCGTTGCTTCTTTATCTCACCGGTGGCCCTGGAACTTCCGGCATAGTTCCATTCCTCTATCAAATCG GTCCACTTAAATTCAAATATGCGAATTCAAGGAGAACTAAAGTAAATTTGGAAGTGAACCCATATTCATGGACAaag ACAGCTAATGTCATATTCATAGATCTACCCGTTGGCACCGGATTTTCATATGCCAAGACATGGGAATCATCAAGGAGTAATGATTCCCTTGTGGCTACTCATGCGTATGAttttacaagaaag TGGCTCATAGACCATCCTAAGTTTCTCACTAATCCATTGTATATTACGGGGATTTCATATATGGGAATAATCATTCCAAATGTCGTTTCAAAAATATACAATG GCAATGAACGAAAGGTTAAACCAAAATTGAACATCAAG GGTTTCTTGATTGTGAACCCGCTAACAGATAAGTTCATAGATTTTAATTCAAGAATTGAATTTGCATATCGGGCTGCATTAATAGAAGATGAAATTTACGAG CCAGCAAAAGAAAATTGCGAAGGTAAATATGTATATGTTGATCCAAACAACACATTATGTTTGAATAGTCTTCGGCCCATAAATGAG TGTCTAGCTCGAATTAACGTAAATCACATCTTAGAGCCACTTTGCGATACACAAGATCCAAAATCGATTTGTCGA GAATccatttatttttattctaatacTTGGGCAAACACAAAAGCCGTCCGACAAGCTCTCCACATTCGTGAG CGTACAGTAGATAATTGGCAGTTCACTAACACAAGCATTCGTGCTTTATATGGGAAAAACGACACTATAATTTACTCCTACAACATCTTCAGCAGTTTGGCCTACCATAAAAAGCTTATTACCAAAAATTGCCATGCTTTAATCATCaa TGGTGATCATGACATGACGTTTCCATATATGGGCACGAAGCAGTGGATCAATAGTCTTAATCTTACAACTGTAAACACATGGAAGCCATGGTTCGTTAGTAGTCAAGTTGCTGG GGTGCGGGTCATTCGGTGGCATTGTACAAGCCTGAAGAAGCTTGGGTCATTGTAG
- the LOC111904412 gene encoding serine carboxypeptidase-like 2 isoform X1 yields the protein MEPRSKMRISFIIILLILQSHMVAFSHSKSIVENLPGFSGNLPFTLETGYVGVGKDEEVQLFYYFVESQRNPKKDPLLLYLTGGPGTSGIVPFLYQIGPLKFKYANSRRTKVNLEVNPYSWTKTANVIFIDLPVGTGFSYAKTWESSRSNDSLVATHAYDFTRKWLIDHPKFLTNPLYITGISYMGIIIPNVVSKIYNGNERKVKPKLNIKGFLIVNPLTDKFIDFNSRIEFAYRAALIEDEIYEPAKENCEGKYVYVDPNNTLCLNSLRPINECLARINVNHILEPLCDTQDPKSICRESIYFYSNTWANTKAVRQALHIRERTVDNWQFTNTSIRALYGKNDTIIYSYNIFSSLAYHKKLITKNCHALIINGDHDMTFPYMGTKQWINSLNLTTVNTWKPWFVSSQVAGYQKTYSKAKYSLRYATIKGAGHSVALYKPEEAWVIVEAWLASHTNSTKS from the exons ATGGAGCCAAGAAGCAAAATGCGAATCTCTTTCATCATCATACTGTTGATACTGCAATCGCACATGGTAGCCTTCTCACATTCGAAGTCAATCGTGGAAAACCTCCCTGGCTTTTCTGGCAATCTTCCATTTACGCTCGAAACAGG TTATGTTGGAGTTGGAAAAGACGAAGAAGTGCAATTGTTTTACTATTTTGTGGAGTCTCAAAGAAATCCAAAGAAAGATCCGTTGCTTCTTTATCTCACCGGTGGCCCTGGAACTTCCGGCATAGTTCCATTCCTCTATCAAATCG GTCCACTTAAATTCAAATATGCGAATTCAAGGAGAACTAAAGTAAATTTGGAAGTGAACCCATATTCATGGACAaag ACAGCTAATGTCATATTCATAGATCTACCCGTTGGCACCGGATTTTCATATGCCAAGACATGGGAATCATCAAGGAGTAATGATTCCCTTGTGGCTACTCATGCGTATGAttttacaagaaag TGGCTCATAGACCATCCTAAGTTTCTCACTAATCCATTGTATATTACGGGGATTTCATATATGGGAATAATCATTCCAAATGTCGTTTCAAAAATATACAATG GCAATGAACGAAAGGTTAAACCAAAATTGAACATCAAG GGTTTCTTGATTGTGAACCCGCTAACAGATAAGTTCATAGATTTTAATTCAAGAATTGAATTTGCATATCGGGCTGCATTAATAGAAGATGAAATTTACGAG CCAGCAAAAGAAAATTGCGAAGGTAAATATGTATATGTTGATCCAAACAACACATTATGTTTGAATAGTCTTCGGCCCATAAATGAG TGTCTAGCTCGAATTAACGTAAATCACATCTTAGAGCCACTTTGCGATACACAAGATCCAAAATCGATTTGTCGA GAATccatttatttttattctaatacTTGGGCAAACACAAAAGCCGTCCGACAAGCTCTCCACATTCGTGAG CGTACAGTAGATAATTGGCAGTTCACTAACACAAGCATTCGTGCTTTATATGGGAAAAACGACACTATAATTTACTCCTACAACATCTTCAGCAGTTTGGCCTACCATAAAAAGCTTATTACCAAAAATTGCCATGCTTTAATCATCaa TGGTGATCATGACATGACGTTTCCATATATGGGCACGAAGCAGTGGATCAATAGTCTTAATCTTACAACTGTAAACACATGGAAGCCATGGTTCGTTAGTAGTCAAGTTGCTGG GTATCAGAAAACATACTCAAAAGCCAAATATTCTTTGAGATATGCGACTATTAAG GGTGCGGGTCATTCGGTGGCATTGTACAAGCCTGAAGAAGCTTGGGTCATTGTAGAGGCATGGCTTGCTTCTCATACTAACTCTACAAAATCTTAA